In Nymphaea colorata isolate Beijing-Zhang1983 chromosome 3, ASM883128v2, whole genome shotgun sequence, a genomic segment contains:
- the LOC116251671 gene encoding signal peptidase complex subunit 3B-like: protein MHSFTYRANALLTFSVTILAVLCGLASLSDNFNVPSPTAEIQVLNFNRFQRQPNGNDEVSLTLSISADLQSLFTWNTKQVFAFVAAEYGTPQNSLNQVSLWDAIIPSKEHAKFSVQVPNKYRFVDQGSNLRGKEFNLTLHWHIMPKTGRMFADKIVMTGFRLPESYR, encoded by the exons ATGCATTCATTCACCTATAGAGCAAATGCTCTCCTAACATTCTCGGTGACAATTTTGGCGGTGCTGTGTGGGCTGGCTTCCCTCTCTGACAATTTCAACGTCCCATCTCCCACTGCTGAGATTCAG GTGTTGAATTTCAATCGGTTCCAGAGGCAGCCAAATGGAAATGATGAG GTCAGTTTGACTTTGAGCATATCAGCGGACCTACAGTCCCTGTTCACCTGGAACACAAAGCAG GTTTTTGCGTTTGTGGCTGCTGAGTATGGAACACCACAGAATTCATTGAATCAG GTGTCTTTGTGGGATGCAATTATTCCTTCGAAGGAGCATGCAAAATTTTCAGTTCAAGTGCCAAACAAGTATCGCTTTGTTGATCAG GGGAGCAATCTCAGAGGtaaagaattcaatttgacaCTCCATTGGCATATCATGCCCAAGACAGGAAGAATGTTTGCTGATAAGATTGTCATGACTGGATTCCGTTTGCCAGAGAGCTACAGATGA